In Verrucomicrobiota bacterium, a single window of DNA contains:
- a CDS encoding ABC transporter substrate-binding protein, with product MANRTLTLGHSPDPDDAFMFYALAKDLIASPGFRFQHVLQDIQTLNERARRGELDITAISIHAYAYVSDQYAVLPSGASMGDGYGPVLVAKRAFTTEDIARRRIAVPGTMTSAFLALQLWLGKPASEIDCVVVPFDQIFHAVRSDQADVGLIIHEGQLTYRDQGLQLCQDLGIWWGQENDGLPLPLGGNVIHKRFDPLTRKIISDILTASIRYSLDHRSEAVQHALQYARDMGRELADRFVGMYVNHWTLNYGEKGRESIRRFLTQAHERKLIPCCPELEFVS from the coding sequence ATGGCAAATCGCACGCTGACGCTCGGCCATTCGCCCGATCCCGACGACGCGTTCATGTTCTACGCGCTGGCCAAGGATTTGATCGCTTCACCCGGATTTCGGTTTCAGCACGTGCTCCAAGACATTCAGACGTTGAATGAGCGCGCGCGCCGAGGCGAACTGGACATTACGGCCATCAGCATCCACGCCTACGCTTACGTCAGCGACCAATACGCAGTGCTCCCCAGCGGCGCGAGCATGGGCGACGGTTACGGGCCGGTGCTGGTGGCGAAGCGCGCCTTCACCACAGAGGACATTGCGCGCCGACGAATTGCCGTTCCGGGCACGATGACGAGCGCGTTTCTCGCCCTGCAACTCTGGCTAGGGAAGCCCGCTTCCGAGATCGACTGTGTCGTCGTGCCGTTCGATCAGATTTTTCACGCGGTGCGCTCGGACCAGGCCGACGTCGGTTTGATCATCCACGAAGGGCAGTTGACTTACCGCGATCAGGGGCTGCAATTGTGCCAGGATCTGGGCATCTGGTGGGGCCAGGAGAACGATGGTTTGCCTTTGCCGCTCGGGGGCAACGTCATTCACAAACGGTTCGATCCCCTCACGCGCAAGATCATTTCCGACATCCTCACCGCCAGCATCCGGTATTCGCTCGACCACCGTTCCGAGGCCGTGCAGCACGCACTTCAATACGCTCGCGACATGGGACGCGAGTTAGCCGACCGATTCGTCGGAATGTACGTGAACCACTGGACGCTGAATTACGGCGAAAAGGGCCGGGAATCGATCCGGAGATTTCTGACGCAGGCACACGAACGCAAACTCATCCCCTGTTGTCCCGAACTGGAATTCGTGAGTTGA